The Ruania alba genome window below encodes:
- a CDS encoding FKBP-type peptidyl-prolyl cis-trans isomerase encodes MTALPTASGSFGDKPTLTFPDGPAPAELAVEVLSAGDGPLVESGQTIDVNYYGQVWGGSMFDNSYDRGSSIQFPIGVGTVIAGWDSSLVGQPIGSRVLVSIPPHEGYGPNGVPQAGIGGDDTLVFVVDILGAS; translated from the coding sequence ATGACTGCGCTGCCCACCGCTTCCGGCTCCTTCGGCGACAAGCCGACCCTGACCTTCCCGGACGGTCCCGCGCCGGCCGAGCTCGCCGTCGAGGTGCTCAGCGCCGGTGATGGACCACTGGTGGAGTCCGGGCAGACGATCGACGTGAACTATTACGGCCAGGTCTGGGGTGGGTCGATGTTCGACAACTCCTACGACCGTGGCTCCTCCATCCAGTTCCCGATCGGTGTGGGCACGGTCATCGCGGGGTGGGACAGCAGCCTCGTCGGCCAGCCGATCGGTTCCCGCGTGCTGGTCTCCATCCCGCCGCACGAGGGCTACGGCCCGAACGGCGTGCCGCAGGCCGGGATCGGCGGCGACGATACCTTGGTCTTCGTCGTGGATATCCTCGGCGCCTCCTGA
- a CDS encoding DUF7507 domain-containing protein, producing the protein MIEKRWMTGAAIACALAFVGIAGSASAAPQPPSRSVADPALPSLDKAFSPTVQRTGANVTLTFTITNTATPTAHEDWSFTDTLPDRLRIASPDGVSTTCPDAVVSTDTVNEVITASGDLGPDQESCEITVDVTSNRIGEYSNGPDNVVTTGLNPPADAATVAFTDTDFGDAPESYQTSTSGHGTSPVMRIGDSRDREAVASPTADASGDDNDSPFFDDEDAFEERQTWRTDQDLTLDVPVQNTSETEDVGTLVGWIDVNRDGDFDDDGEQSSTGMVEPGATSVPLSWPATSDAVPGESFLRLRLYTEAGDTPAPTGPAVGGEIEDHLIDLQVPRIELVKDAGDVADLDGNGVDEGDTIDYTFTVTNTGNVPLTDVAVTDDMLDAAGATVDCPETTLDAGDDTVCTATYTLVQADIDAALLRNSAVATGTPPGGEPVTSPGAGVDVVLNPERSLSISAAGDVRDANTSERTDAGDTIAYVFEVTNTGNATVSGITVVGAPADPVTCDVTTLAPGAATPCTGSYALDQSEIDAGEVTSTVRAAGASPDGTTVESPDEDIQVPLEQVRSLGLDKTASPGPDAQVSAGEQVTYSFAITNTGTVTLTDVQVADEMLENAGEAVLCPSSPLAPGHSISCTAEYTVTTADTENDAELVNTATASAAGPAGASVTSDPDTASVHTLSMDPAPEPTPDTDAEPTPDTDAEPTPDTDAEPTPDTAPDTDAEPESALPATGTRVGLVLLLGAGLALTGAAVRRTARSRRA; encoded by the coding sequence ATGATCGAAAAGCGCTGGATGACCGGGGCAGCCATTGCGTGCGCCCTCGCCTTCGTCGGCATTGCTGGGAGTGCGAGCGCTGCCCCGCAACCGCCGAGCCGCAGCGTGGCCGATCCGGCGCTGCCGTCCCTGGACAAGGCCTTCTCGCCGACGGTCCAGCGCACCGGGGCTAACGTCACCCTCACCTTCACGATCACCAACACGGCCACGCCGACGGCGCACGAGGACTGGTCGTTCACCGACACCCTGCCGGACCGCTTGCGGATCGCAAGCCCCGACGGTGTGAGCACCACCTGCCCCGACGCCGTCGTGTCGACGGACACTGTGAACGAGGTGATCACCGCGTCCGGTGACCTCGGCCCCGATCAGGAGTCGTGCGAGATCACCGTCGATGTCACCTCGAACCGCATCGGGGAGTACAGCAACGGCCCGGACAACGTGGTGACCACCGGGCTCAACCCGCCCGCCGACGCCGCGACAGTGGCCTTCACCGACACCGACTTCGGTGACGCACCGGAGTCCTACCAGACCTCGACCAGCGGCCACGGGACGTCGCCGGTGATGCGCATCGGCGACAGCCGCGACCGGGAGGCCGTGGCGAGCCCCACCGCCGATGCCTCGGGAGACGACAACGACTCCCCGTTCTTCGACGACGAGGATGCGTTCGAGGAGCGTCAAACCTGGCGCACCGATCAGGACCTCACCCTGGACGTGCCGGTGCAGAACACCTCCGAGACCGAAGATGTCGGTACGCTCGTTGGGTGGATCGACGTGAACCGGGACGGTGACTTCGACGACGACGGCGAGCAGTCCTCGACCGGGATGGTCGAACCCGGGGCGACGAGTGTGCCGTTGTCGTGGCCGGCGACTAGTGACGCCGTGCCAGGGGAGAGCTTCCTCCGGCTCCGGCTCTACACCGAGGCTGGAGACACGCCGGCCCCCACCGGACCGGCGGTTGGCGGCGAGATCGAGGATCACCTGATCGACCTCCAGGTGCCCAGGATCGAGCTGGTCAAGGATGCCGGTGACGTCGCCGATCTCGACGGCAACGGCGTCGACGAGGGTGACACGATCGACTACACCTTCACGGTCACCAACACGGGCAATGTCCCACTGACGGACGTGGCAGTCACCGACGACATGCTCGATGCTGCCGGTGCCACCGTCGACTGCCCCGAGACCACGCTGGATGCCGGCGATGACACCGTCTGCACGGCGACCTACACGCTCGTCCAGGCCGATATCGATGCAGCCCTGCTCCGCAACAGTGCCGTGGCCACCGGAACCCCGCCCGGCGGGGAACCGGTGACTTCACCCGGTGCCGGCGTCGACGTGGTGCTGAACCCGGAGCGTTCGCTGAGCATCAGCGCGGCCGGGGACGTCCGCGATGCCAACACCAGCGAGCGCACGGACGCCGGTGACACCATCGCCTACGTCTTCGAGGTGACCAACACCGGCAACGCCACTGTCTCGGGGATCACCGTCGTCGGCGCGCCGGCCGACCCGGTCACCTGCGACGTCACCACACTCGCCCCGGGGGCGGCGACGCCGTGCACCGGCAGTTATGCCCTCGATCAGTCTGAGATCGACGCCGGCGAGGTGACCAGCACGGTGCGTGCGGCGGGTGCTTCCCCGGATGGGACAACCGTCGAGTCGCCCGACGAGGACATTCAGGTGCCGCTCGAACAGGTCCGCTCGCTGGGGCTTGACAAGACCGCGTCGCCCGGACCGGACGCACAGGTCAGTGCGGGCGAGCAGGTCACCTATTCCTTCGCGATCACCAATACCGGAACCGTCACCCTGACGGACGTCCAGGTGGCTGACGAGATGCTCGAGAACGCCGGTGAGGCCGTCCTGTGCCCGTCGTCCCCGCTGGCGCCGGGTCACTCCATCTCCTGTACCGCCGAATACACCGTGACCACTGCCGACACCGAGAATGACGCCGAGCTGGTCAACACCGCCACCGCCAGCGCGGCCGGCCCCGCCGGCGCATCGGTGACGAGCGACCCGGACACGGCCTCCGTGCACACCCTGTCCATGGATCCTGCCCCGGAGCCCACTCCGGACACTGACGCGGAGCCCACTCCGGACACTGACGCGGAGCCCACTCCGGACACTGACGCGGAGCCCACTCCGGACACTGCCCCAGACACTGACGCGGAGCCAGAGAGCGCGCTCCCGGCCACCGGAACCCGCGTGGGGCTGGTGCTGCTCTTGGGTGCCGGCTTGGCGCTGACCGGTGCGGCCGTTCGTCGCACCGCCCGGAGCCGCAGGGCCTGA